Proteins encoded within one genomic window of uncultured Desulfobacter sp.:
- the rsfS gene encoding ribosome silencing factor encodes MIALEEEYTPYLSPIFDRKPKSVTALMVSELTSYTDMVVIVEAGSSRQVTSLSEHIIKSLKGLKIKATGTEGVKAGQWALLDFGHLIIHVFETEAKRFYDLEGLWSDAEPVDLSQFNIQAQTDEEDDNGF; translated from the coding sequence ATGATCGCCCTCGAAGAGGAATATACCCCCTATCTTTCCCCTATATTTGACCGAAAACCCAAAAGCGTAACCGCACTGATGGTCAGTGAACTGACCTCCTACACAGACATGGTGGTCATTGTAGAGGCAGGATCAAGCAGGCAGGTAACCTCCCTTTCCGAACACATTATAAAATCCCTAAAGGGTTTAAAAATAAAGGCAACAGGCACAGAAGGCGTCAAGGCGGGCCAATGGGCACTACTGGATTTCGGGCATTTGATCATCCATGTTTTTGAAACCGAAGCCAAGAGGTTTTACGACCTGGAAGGCCTGTGGAGTGATGCTGAACCGGTTGATCTGAGTCAATTTAATATCCAGGCTCAAACCGATGAGGAGGATGACAATGGGTTCTGA
- the gpmI gene encoding 2,3-bisphosphoglycerate-independent phosphoglycerate mutase: MGSEKQAVNILMILDGWGINPSDKGNAVAAANTPFLDRLLADFPNTTLKCCGEAVGLPDGTMGNSEVGHMNIGAGRIVAQDFVRINTAIRDNSFYSTPALVSVMDKVKQADSCLHLLGLLSDGGVHSHINHLFALIKMAKDKGITKVFIHPIMDGRDTSPTSGIDFLKQLDKTIKAVGTGKVATMTGRFWAMDRDTRWERVQKAYDLFTQGQGVDASNQSSVQAIQAAYDREETDEFIKPVTFCPGSEGNIQDKDGVIFFNFRADRAKEICRAFTEKTFDGFERTVNPRLSDFVCMTQYDEHFDLPAAFGPQHLDKIFGEILSENKISQLRIAETEKYAHVTYFFNGGDEAVFDGEERILIPSPRDVDTYDQKPEMSADKVADNACEQIRSGKFQFIVLNFANMDMVGHTGIFDAAVKACETVDHCVKRVVEAIWETGGTAFITADHGNSEQMLAPDGSPHTAHTLNPVRFIVAATPATTITLSDGKLGDIAPTILKVLGIEQPLEMTGQCLIS, from the coding sequence ATGGGTTCTGAAAAACAGGCGGTTAATATTTTGATGATCCTTGACGGATGGGGCATTAACCCATCGGATAAAGGCAATGCCGTGGCTGCAGCCAATACACCGTTTCTGGACCGGCTTCTGGCTGATTTTCCAAACACAACGCTTAAATGTTGTGGTGAAGCCGTGGGCCTCCCAGACGGCACCATGGGTAATTCAGAGGTAGGCCACATGAATATTGGGGCAGGTAGAATCGTGGCTCAGGATTTTGTCCGGATCAACACCGCCATCCGGGATAATAGTTTTTACTCCACCCCGGCACTTGTTTCAGTCATGGACAAGGTCAAACAGGCCGACAGCTGCCTTCATCTTTTGGGACTGCTTTCCGATGGCGGGGTTCACTCCCACATCAATCACCTGTTTGCCTTGATAAAAATGGCAAAGGATAAAGGAATTACAAAAGTTTTTATTCACCCGATCATGGATGGACGGGATACCTCTCCCACATCGGGCATTGATTTTTTAAAACAACTTGACAAAACAATCAAAGCCGTTGGCACAGGAAAAGTGGCGACCATGACGGGACGCTTCTGGGCCATGGATCGAGATACCCGCTGGGAGCGTGTTCAAAAAGCCTATGATCTTTTTACCCAGGGCCAAGGCGTTGATGCTTCAAACCAATCCTCTGTCCAGGCCATCCAGGCTGCGTATGACCGGGAAGAAACCGATGAATTTATTAAACCAGTAACTTTTTGCCCAGGCAGTGAAGGAAACATTCAAGACAAAGACGGTGTCATTTTTTTCAACTTCCGGGCAGATCGGGCCAAGGAAATCTGCCGGGCGTTCACAGAAAAAACCTTTGACGGATTTGAACGCACAGTAAATCCCAGACTCAGCGATTTTGTGTGTATGACCCAGTATGACGAACACTTTGATTTACCTGCAGCCTTTGGCCCTCAACACCTGGACAAAATTTTTGGAGAAATCCTGAGCGAAAATAAAATTTCTCAGCTTCGCATTGCAGAAACTGAAAAATACGCCCATGTCACCTATTTTTTTAATGGCGGAGATGAAGCCGTTTTTGATGGGGAAGAGCGTATACTCATTCCCTCTCCCAGGGATGTGGACACTTATGACCAAAAGCCGGAGATGAGCGCAGACAAAGTAGCTGACAATGCCTGTGAGCAAATCCGTTCAGGAAAATTTCAATTTATTGTGCTTAATTTTGCGAACATGGACATGGTGGGTCATACCGGCATATTTGACGCGGCGGTAAAGGCATGTGAAACAGTGGATCACTGTGTAAAAAGAGTGGTGGAAGCTATCTGGGAAACCGGAGGTACCGCCTTTATCACCGCAGACCACGGTAACTCAGAACAAATGCTGGCCCCTGACGGCTCTCCCCATACGGCCCATACCCTAAACCCGGTGAGGTTTATTGTTGCAGCCACCCCCGCCACGACGATAACGCTTTCGGACGGCAAGCTTGGAGATATTGCGCCAACTATCCTCAAGGTGCTCGGTATAGAGCAGCCTTTGGAAATGACAGGCCAGTGCCTGATCAGTTGA
- a CDS encoding type I restriction enzyme HsdR N-terminal domain-containing protein, whose protein sequence is MILDQITDYITGKEIDNVGAEASRQIFEKFLVENKGYAKSDILVDVPLTVQFKGEDYPSVIDLIVRVKDRPFMAITCVAGSIGSYEREILAGARLVYDHIVPFAVSTDARSVIIKDAVTGETIGQGLESIPDYSQAQTLLKKIDAKRLDPEKRSGEMIIYRSFNLEKINK, encoded by the coding sequence ATGATACTTGATCAAATCACCGACTATATTACCGGCAAAGAAATAGACAATGTCGGCGCTGAAGCCAGCCGCCAAATTTTTGAAAAATTTTTGGTGGAGAACAAAGGATATGCCAAATCAGATATTCTTGTGGACGTCCCCTTAACCGTGCAGTTCAAGGGTGAGGACTATCCATCCGTGATTGATCTGATTGTAAGGGTGAAAGACCGACCCTTTATGGCCATCACCTGTGTGGCAGGATCCATTGGATCTTATGAACGGGAAATTCTGGCTGGTGCCAGACTGGTCTATGACCATATCGTGCCCTTCGCCGTATCTACGGATGCCAGAAGCGTTATTATCAAAGATGCCGTCACTGGCGAAACCATTGGGCAGGGGCTTGAATCAATTCCAGATTATTCCCAAGCTCAGACGCTGTTAAAAAAAATCGACGCCAAGCGCCTTGATCCGGAAAAAAGAAGTGGTGAAATGATTATTTACAGATCATTCAATCTGGAAAAAATCAACAAATAA
- a CDS encoding zinc ribbon domain-containing protein, whose protein sequence is MAFETKEELLEKYIKMDKPHCPHCNKEMTLWEIPPINFSDGLGWQTPYLFVCFNDACPSYKQGWEDLMESVEAPASYRCYCEPGADHFEYMPVFSPIGGTGSVMDDAALVAEQAKKELLKQTFSILTDYYISKDWDEILKICLDPNIPPKARLKAVEMVAELGDATAVEHLINHKFPTPVLQERVQKAIEQLHERHFTRECPFCAEIIKNRATVCKHCGKDVPKA, encoded by the coding sequence ATGGCATTTGAGACCAAAGAAGAACTGCTTGAAAAATATATAAAAATGGACAAACCCCATTGTCCCCATTGCAATAAGGAGATGACGTTGTGGGAGATTCCGCCCATCAATTTTTCCGATGGTCTGGGGTGGCAGACGCCCTATCTGTTTGTTTGTTTTAACGATGCGTGTCCTTCCTACAAACAGGGATGGGAGGATTTGATGGAATCCGTGGAAGCACCTGCCTCTTACCGGTGTTATTGCGAACCGGGCGCCGACCATTTTGAATATATGCCCGTGTTCAGTCCCATCGGCGGTACTGGTTCCGTTATGGATGATGCTGCCCTTGTGGCCGAACAAGCTAAAAAAGAGCTGCTAAAACAGACCTTTTCCATTCTTACGGATTATTATATTTCTAAAGACTGGGATGAGATTTTAAAAATTTGCCTAGACCCTAATATTCCGCCTAAGGCGAGATTGAAAGCAGTGGAAATGGTGGCCGAGTTAGGTGATGCCACGGCTGTGGAGCACCTGATTAACCATAAGTTCCCGACCCCGGTATTACAGGAAAGGGTGCAAAAAGCAATTGAACAGCTTCATGAACGCCATTTCACCAGGGAATGCCCCTTCTGCGCTGAGATTATCAAAAATCGGGCCACTGTATGCAAACATTGCGGTAAGGATGTGCCTAAGGCATAG
- a CDS encoding pyruvate carboxylase subunit B yields the protein MTDHNEVKMVEMDYSQARPKAKNPLKIQDLSLRDGHQSLFATRGRTEDMIPVAEQMDEIGFWAVEVWGGASFHTMHRYLNEDPWQRLRTLKRYFKKTPISMLLRGQNLVGYRNYADDLAELFVKKTVENGLDIFRTFDALNDYRNFETVVPVIKECGAHFQGCICYTLTEPRLGQEVYNLEYYVKKAKALEEMGADSICIKDVAGLMAPYDAFELVKALKAEVKPPIHLHSHFTSGMSSMTHLKAVEAGVDIIDTCMTPYAYRTSHAALEPFVMSLLGTNRDTGFDINALNRINETLEKEVIPKYKHLLDDSRVSLIDIDVLLNQAPDFMRANLIKQLREMDALDKIDEVYKELPRVRKELGQIPLVTPTSRIVGTQTVNNVLFDTKEERYKMITAQVKDLCYGLYGKTAVPIDAQLQKKALKDYEKGQEPITCRPAEMLTPELEKARKEIGELAVDEEDLILCALFPVTGKKYLMQKYGKEQVPDTVKPITLADVKKQEDMIKKAKEGKLIEPAVDLPEKSEFARTFNVFVDGECFEVGVDEVGGSPVISYAALAAATPVVPPAAPAAPAAPAATPAPKPAPPKPAAPAPKPSPKPAEASGGGTPVLAPMPGMIVKYEKNVGDAVKAGDTVVVIEAMKMENILPATADGTITAIIFKPGDSVAKDDVLATIE from the coding sequence ATGACCGATCACAATGAAGTTAAAATGGTTGAGATGGATTACTCCCAAGCGCGACCCAAGGCAAAAAATCCCCTGAAAATTCAGGATCTCTCCCTGCGGGACGGCCATCAGTCATTGTTTGCCACCCGGGGCCGCACCGAAGATATGATCCCTGTGGCAGAGCAGATGGATGAAATCGGGTTCTGGGCTGTGGAGGTCTGGGGCGGTGCCTCTTTTCATACCATGCACCGGTATCTCAATGAAGATCCCTGGCAGCGGCTTCGCACCCTGAAGCGGTACTTTAAGAAAACCCCTATTTCAATGCTGCTGCGCGGCCAGAATCTTGTCGGGTACCGTAACTATGCCGATGACCTGGCCGAACTTTTTGTTAAAAAGACGGTGGAAAACGGGTTGGATATTTTCAGAACCTTTGACGCGCTCAATGATTACAGAAACTTTGAAACCGTGGTACCTGTAATTAAAGAGTGTGGTGCACATTTCCAGGGTTGTATCTGCTACACCCTGACAGAGCCGCGCCTGGGGCAAGAGGTATATAATCTGGAGTACTATGTGAAAAAGGCCAAAGCCCTTGAAGAGATGGGTGCCGACTCAATTTGCATCAAGGATGTGGCAGGTTTGATGGCACCCTATGATGCCTTTGAGCTGGTAAAAGCGCTTAAGGCGGAAGTTAAGCCCCCAATTCATCTGCATTCCCATTTTACCTCGGGCATGTCCTCCATGACACATCTCAAAGCTGTAGAAGCTGGGGTTGACATTATTGATACCTGCATGACCCCCTATGCATACAGAACATCCCATGCCGCGCTTGAACCCTTTGTGATGAGTCTTTTGGGCACCAACCGGGATACCGGATTCGACATTAACGCGCTTAACCGGATCAACGAGACCTTGGAAAAAGAGGTAATACCCAAGTATAAACACTTACTGGATGACAGTCGGGTCTCCTTGATTGATATTGATGTGCTCCTGAACCAGGCGCCGGACTTCATGCGTGCCAATCTGATTAAGCAGCTTCGGGAAATGGATGCCCTGGATAAAATTGATGAGGTGTACAAAGAACTACCCAGAGTCAGAAAAGAGTTGGGTCAGATTCCCCTTGTCACTCCTACAAGCCGGATTGTGGGTACTCAGACAGTGAACAACGTGCTGTTTGATACCAAAGAAGAGCGCTACAAGATGATTACAGCCCAGGTCAAGGATCTGTGCTACGGCCTTTACGGCAAAACTGCAGTGCCCATTGATGCCCAATTGCAGAAAAAAGCTCTCAAAGATTATGAAAAAGGTCAAGAACCTATTACCTGCCGTCCGGCTGAGATGTTGACACCGGAACTTGAAAAAGCCAGGAAAGAGATTGGTGAGCTGGCCGTGGACGAAGAGGATCTTATTTTGTGTGCCTTGTTCCCCGTGACTGGAAAAAAATACTTGATGCAGAAATACGGCAAAGAACAGGTGCCTGACACGGTTAAACCCATTACCCTGGCAGATGTTAAAAAACAGGAAGATATGATTAAAAAGGCCAAAGAAGGCAAGCTCATTGAGCCTGCTGTGGATCTTCCTGAAAAGAGTGAATTTGCAAGAACCTTTAATGTGTTTGTGGACGGTGAATGTTTTGAGGTGGGAGTTGATGAAGTGGGCGGTTCGCCAGTGATTTCCTATGCGGCTCTTGCTGCGGCTACGCCTGTGGTGCCTCCTGCTGCCCCCGCAGCGCCGGCTGCTCCGGCAGCAACGCCGGCCCCGAAACCCGCACCGCCAAAACCGGCTGCACCTGCACCAAAACCTTCCCCAAAACCCGCTGAAGCTTCAGGGGGCGGGACACCTGTCCTGGCACCCATGCCCGGTATGATTGTAAAGTATGAGAAAAATGTGGGAGATGCGGTGAAGGCCGGCGATACTGTAGTGGTGATTGAGGCCATGAAGATGGAAAATATCCTTCCTGCAACAGCTGACGGAACGATCACGGCCATCATTTTTAAACCAGGGGATTCCGTGGCCAAGGATGATGTGCTGGCAACCATAGAGTAA
- a CDS encoding carboxyl transferase domain-containing protein, whose amino-acid sequence MGVISDKIQELRLKEKKIKAMGGEKALAKRREKGVLNARQRLNLLFDAGTFRELDMFMTHRCTNFGMETKEIPADGVITGHGKVNGRLVFAYAQDFTAAAGSLGEMQAKKICKVMDLGIKAGAPVIGMNDSGGARIQEGIDALSGYGEIFFRNSAASGVIPQISAIMGPTAGGAVYSPAMTDFIFMVKESSYMFITGPNVIKAVTGEEITFEALGGAMTHNEKSGVAQFACESDEDCIEQIKQLLSFLPSNNMEDPPLKPTDDSPHRMAPVLDTIIPDKSNQAYDVKQVIAAIVDDGYFFEPHQYFARNIVICFARLNGRPIGIIANQPMVMAGCLDIDASDKATRFIRFCDAFNIPLLTIADVPGYLPGSHQEWGGVIRHGAKLLWCYAEATVPKLLLITRKDYGGSYIAMCSKHLGADMAFAWPMAEVAVMGAEGAANVIHAREIKNSEDPAATRKQKIEEYNTQFSNPYCAAARGYVDAVIVPSETRPRLIDALEAVVTKREFRPAKKHGNIPV is encoded by the coding sequence ATGGGAGTCATTTCCGACAAAATTCAGGAATTAAGGCTGAAAGAGAAAAAGATCAAGGCCATGGGCGGTGAAAAAGCCTTGGCTAAACGGCGTGAAAAAGGCGTTTTAAATGCCAGGCAGCGTCTTAACCTGCTGTTTGATGCCGGCACGTTCAGGGAACTGGACATGTTCATGACCCACCGGTGCACCAATTTTGGCATGGAAACCAAAGAAATCCCCGCAGACGGTGTTATCACCGGACACGGAAAGGTAAACGGCCGACTGGTCTTTGCCTATGCTCAGGATTTTACGGCCGCTGCCGGCTCTTTAGGCGAAATGCAGGCCAAAAAGATATGTAAGGTCATGGACTTAGGGATTAAAGCCGGCGCACCTGTCATCGGCATGAACGATTCCGGCGGTGCCCGGATTCAGGAAGGTATTGACGCGTTGTCCGGTTACGGCGAAATTTTTTTTCGCAATTCCGCAGCGTCCGGTGTGATTCCTCAGATCTCGGCCATCATGGGCCCCACGGCAGGCGGAGCAGTGTATTCTCCAGCCATGACTGATTTTATCTTTATGGTCAAGGAATCTTCGTATATGTTTATCACCGGTCCCAATGTCATCAAGGCGGTTACCGGCGAGGAGATTACCTTTGAAGCACTTGGCGGTGCCATGACCCATAACGAAAAGTCCGGGGTGGCGCAGTTTGCCTGTGAATCTGATGAGGATTGTATTGAACAGATCAAGCAGCTGTTATCCTTTCTACCGTCCAACAATATGGAAGATCCCCCGCTCAAACCCACTGATGATTCCCCGCATCGTATGGCACCGGTCCTTGACACTATTATTCCGGATAAATCCAACCAGGCCTATGATGTTAAACAGGTCATTGCCGCCATTGTAGACGACGGTTATTTTTTTGAACCCCACCAGTATTTTGCCAGAAATATCGTAATTTGCTTTGCACGGCTTAACGGCCGGCCCATCGGTATTATTGCCAACCAGCCCATGGTTATGGCCGGCTGTCTGGATATTGATGCATCCGACAAGGCCACCCGGTTTATCCGGTTCTGTGATGCCTTTAACATTCCCTTGCTCACCATTGCCGATGTACCCGGTTATCTGCCCGGGTCCCATCAGGAGTGGGGCGGGGTCATCCGGCACGGGGCAAAACTTTTATGGTGCTACGCCGAAGCCACTGTGCCCAAGCTCCTGTTGATTACACGCAAAGATTATGGCGGATCATATATTGCCATGTGTTCCAAGCACCTTGGTGCGGATATGGCCTTTGCCTGGCCCATGGCCGAGGTTGCGGTCATGGGGGCTGAAGGCGCGGCCAACGTCATCCATGCTAGGGAGATTAAAAATTCCGAAGACCCTGCAGCCACGCGCAAGCAGAAAATTGAAGAGTATAATACCCAGTTTTCCAATCCCTATTGTGCCGCAGCAAGGGGGTATGTAGATGCGGTGATCGTACCTAGTGAAACCAGGCCCAGGCTCATAGATGCCCTGGAGGCTGTGGTCACCAAACGCGAATTCAGGCCGGCCAAGAAACACGGAAATATACCGGTGTAA
- a CDS encoding DUF6125 family protein yields MKDSTPFQAQDLAPDMQKKQLVDMFTRIVVHYGLWFNEVQHQMGMEKALAALDTATQSSITILMKHLSRTLEFELEEGMPNALMSLDDSTTEKLMAAVGKAWLANDGVWFQAVEFAHGMNDAKRCNDSCWARFSPFEAHRIKNILGLGKHPGLEGLKRALNFRMYAFINEQSIVEETETSFVFQMNECRVQRARMRKNLDDYPCKSGGLVEYARFAEGVDDRIKTECIGCPPDPHPETWFCAWRFSLEQ; encoded by the coding sequence ATGAAAGATTCCACTCCGTTCCAAGCCCAGGACCTTGCCCCTGATATGCAGAAAAAACAACTGGTCGACATGTTTACCCGTATTGTTGTTCACTACGGCCTCTGGTTCAACGAGGTTCAGCACCAGATGGGCATGGAAAAGGCGCTTGCAGCGCTGGATACCGCCACACAATCTTCAATTACCATTCTGATGAAACATTTGTCCCGCACCCTGGAATTTGAACTGGAAGAGGGTATGCCCAATGCGTTGATGTCACTGGATGATTCCACAACCGAAAAATTGATGGCAGCCGTGGGAAAAGCCTGGCTTGCCAATGACGGTGTCTGGTTTCAGGCTGTGGAGTTCGCCCACGGTATGAACGATGCCAAACGGTGCAATGACTCTTGCTGGGCCCGCTTTTCCCCCTTTGAAGCCCACAGAATAAAAAATATTCTGGGACTGGGTAAACATCCGGGGCTTGAGGGGCTCAAAAGAGCCTTGAATTTCAGGATGTACGCATTCATCAACGAGCAGAGCATTGTGGAAGAAACCGAAACCAGTTTTGTTTTTCAGATGAACGAATGCCGGGTTCAGCGGGCAAGGATGCGCAAGAACCTGGACGATTATCCCTGCAAATCAGGCGGTCTTGTCGAGTACGCCCGTTTTGCCGAAGGCGTTGATGATAGAATTAAAACCGAATGTATCGGGTGTCCGCCGGATCCCCATCCTGAAACATGGTTCTGCGCATGGCGCTTCAGCCTTGAACAGTGA
- a CDS encoding helix-turn-helix domain-containing protein, producing the protein MDKVEQITEHMKALGFSVYECKAYLALLEEYPLNGYALSKASGIPRSRIYEVLKNLIAKQMVFEQDDGKSKAYTPMDPKIFIKKLRSRFQGIFQDLTEYAGRLYREPKQDNPLVVIQGRDNILSFLAVLIKGAQKRIALSIWDEELCLLTEELDAALDRGVMLRGIYFGPQNVYEDLVPHRRLARYMAEKKERFLSVIVDRCHAVSGVVSRGADSKATWTRDEGFIEVSEDYIAHDLVVNLYSASLDRAGYEKFETFADNVHDRFFHYSKKELDAFRELIE; encoded by the coding sequence ATGGATAAGGTTGAACAGATTACGGAGCATATGAAAGCCTTAGGGTTTTCGGTCTATGAATGCAAAGCCTATCTGGCGCTTCTGGAAGAGTATCCTTTGAACGGATACGCCCTGAGCAAGGCTTCGGGGATTCCCCGGTCCCGGATTTATGAGGTGCTTAAAAATCTGATTGCTAAGCAGATGGTGTTTGAACAGGACGATGGAAAGTCAAAAGCCTATACACCTATGGATCCTAAGATTTTTATTAAAAAACTTCGATCCCGGTTTCAGGGAATTTTTCAGGATTTGACTGAATATGCAGGCCGCTTGTACCGGGAACCGAAACAGGACAACCCCTTGGTAGTGATCCAGGGACGGGATAATATCCTGTCTTTTCTGGCTGTCCTGATCAAGGGGGCCCAAAAGCGCATTGCCCTGTCCATCTGGGATGAAGAGCTTTGCCTGTTGACCGAGGAACTGGATGCCGCCCTTGACCGTGGCGTGATGCTTCGCGGCATCTATTTTGGTCCCCAAAATGTGTATGAGGACCTTGTGCCTCACCGCAGGCTTGCACGGTATATGGCTGAGAAAAAAGAGCGATTTTTATCAGTGATCGTGGATCGTTGCCATGCCGTGTCCGGTGTTGTCTCCCGGGGGGCGGACTCAAAGGCGACCTGGACCCGGGATGAAGGATTCATTGAGGTCAGTGAAGATTATATTGCCCATGACCTGGTTGTTAATCTTTATTCGGCCTCCCTGGACAGGGCGGGGTATGAGAAATTTGAAACCTTTGCCGATAACGTCCATGACCGGTTTTTTCACTATTCAAAAAAAGAGTTGGATGCGTTTCGTGAACTGATTGAGTAA
- a CDS encoding AzlD domain-containing protein has protein sequence MDRSLIPLIFGMAAVTYLPRLAPFLFFRNARIPVRLDAFLKCIPVAAIGALILPGVFTATPALPWAGVAGMGFTLVYGLFKGGIIVPVLGSVAVAWLVLSCV, from the coding sequence ATGGATAGGAGTCTGATTCCTTTAATTTTCGGCATGGCCGCTGTTACGTATCTGCCGCGCCTGGCCCCGTTTCTTTTTTTCAGAAATGCAAGGATACCGGTTCGCCTGGATGCCTTTTTAAAGTGCATCCCGGTGGCTGCCATTGGTGCACTGATTCTTCCCGGCGTTTTCACTGCTACGCCGGCTTTGCCCTGGGCCGGTGTTGCCGGCATGGGCTTTACCCTGGTTTACGGACTTTTTAAAGGAGGGATTATTGTTCCTGTACTAGGGTCCGTAGCCGTAGCCTGGCTGGTCTTAAGCTGTGTTTGA
- a CDS encoding AzlC family ABC transporter permease, whose product MQHSDTWDAIKAGIPIFIGYFPAAVAFGILARTTGTTFSEAMLFSIVVFAGASQFIALNLLATGMGPVGIILTTLLVNFRHFLMSAYLSTRIRERAVKYYLPMAFGVTDETFSVMSFSQKKLTRQFVMPLELTAYTGWVSGTLAGFVLGRFMPDILTQSMGVALYALLLAILMPELKSSLRSLVLAISSGLFNWFLVTANILPKGWSIIVCILVVATAGAFFNPGFIKKDNAHG is encoded by the coding sequence ATGCAGCACTCAGACACCTGGGACGCCATAAAAGCCGGTATTCCCATATTTATCGGATATTTCCCGGCCGCCGTGGCCTTTGGCATTCTGGCCAGGACAACCGGTACCACCTTTAGTGAAGCCATGTTGTTTTCCATTGTTGTCTTTGCCGGTGCCAGTCAATTTATTGCTTTAAATCTACTGGCGACAGGCATGGGGCCGGTGGGAATTATACTGACCACTTTGCTGGTCAATTTCCGGCATTTTCTTATGAGCGCCTATTTGTCCACCCGGATTCGTGAAAGGGCGGTTAAATATTATTTGCCCATGGCCTTTGGCGTGACCGATGAAACCTTTTCAGTGATGTCTTTTTCCCAAAAAAAATTGACCCGGCAGTTTGTCATGCCTCTGGAACTGACCGCTTATACCGGATGGGTGTCCGGCACTTTGGCGGGATTTGTGCTTGGAAGATTTATGCCTGATATTCTCACCCAGAGTATGGGTGTGGCTCTGTATGCGCTTCTTTTGGCGATTCTTATGCCTGAATTGAAATCCTCTTTGCGTTCTCTTGTTCTGGCAATTTCTTCCGGGCTGTTTAACTGGTTTCTGGTTACGGCGAATATTCTGCCAAAGGGGTGGAGTATTATCGTCTGTATTCTAGTCGTCGCCACTGCCGGTGCCTTTTTTAATCCCGGATTCATCAAGAAGGACAATGCCCATGGATAG